Proteins from one Sulfolobales archaeon genomic window:
- a CDS encoding methyltransferase domain-containing protein, which yields MRMQEIGSDGSKHGKTYRDLLRGVLPDDIVSRLPRSFDLVGDIALIKLPEDLIPYGPQVSEAIMKIHRNVRSVYARRRVSGVFRIHELIHIGGVDISETVYTENGVRFYVDVKKMFVNPRMATERLRIAGIIDEGSSVLDLFSGYGGFSLNIARLKNAYVVAVDLNSHAMEALKRSIGMNKLKGVVDPICGEALTIMKGLREDFFDVIILDNPTEVLKYVDAGMRLLKRGGRAFIYTLSEDESILRKRLSELEIDVIECFSVREYSPDLSIFRCNAIKR from the coding sequence ATGAGAATGCAAGAGATAGGATCTGACGGCTCTAAGCATGGCAAGACCTATAGAGATCTTTTGAGAGGTGTCTTACCTGATGATATTGTGAGCAGACTTCCCAGAAGTTTTGACTTGGTAGGTGATATAGCTCTCATAAAGCTTCCCGAGGATCTCATACCTTACGGACCTCAGGTGTCAGAGGCTATAATGAAGATCCATAGGAATGTTAGAAGTGTCTATGCCAGGAGAAGGGTTTCAGGTGTTTTCAGAATTCACGAGCTTATTCATATAGGTGGTGTAGATATTTCTGAGACTGTGTATACTGAGAATGGTGTTAGATTCTATGTGGATGTTAAGAAGATGTTTGTTAATCCTAGAATGGCTACTGAGAGGCTTAGAATTGCCGGTATAATTGATGAGGGAAGCTCGGTTCTAGATCTATTCTCAGGATATGGAGGCTTCTCGCTGAACATAGCTAGATTGAAGAACGCATATGTGGTAGCTGTAGATCTGAATTCTCATGCTATGGAGGCTTTAAAGAGATCTATTGGAATGAACAAGCTTAAAGGTGTTGTAGATCCTATATGTGGAGAAGCTCTTACAATCATGAAAGGCTTGAGAGAAGATTTCTTCGATGTGATAATACTTGATAACCCTACAGAGGTTCTCAAATATGTGGATGCAGGCATGAGACTTCTTAAGAGAGGAGGGAGAGCCTTCATATACACTCTCTCCGAAGATGAGAGCATTCTCAGAAAAAGACTTTCAGAGCTAGAGATCGATGTTATCGAATGCTTCAGTGTCAGAGAGTACTCGCCGGATCTAAGTATATTCAGGTGTAATGCTATTAAGAGATAG
- a CDS encoding NDP-sugar synthase, whose amino-acid sequence MCNTIYGVFIVMIRYAIIPLGGLGTRLYPLTVETSKAMIRFLNRPLIEFIIYKLASQGVREIYLGVSGYVNYRTVYDYLGEGYRVAGKYNMPQSFRVRYQPLEESVGNADSVRIVLEYYDIRSPVLVVQGDTVFDLELVDLWRYHVDRESFMTIALKEIEKVEDLKEFGVAMIEDDGRIRGFVEKPQKPEEIPSKLVNTGIYLLSEEFRSFISSPRIMDMRSKGLMDFGRDIIPLLIASGARVYGYSKVSYWFDIGNPKRYLEAVYFLLKVLSLEELEVTEVWNGVRFQGKSSRSKSLHREIIRKAEEKRIKLEGDILIGRHVSIGDWVAVRDAVIDNYTIISDGAVIEGSVIMDRSYIGRGSHIINSIIGRHVKIGSNVFIEGSVIGDDVKIGDNSRIIKSKIWPHRELDPMISMENISFK is encoded by the coding sequence ATGTGTAATACTATATATGGAGTGTTTATTGTTATGATCAGATATGCTATTATTCCTCTAGGAGGTCTTGGTACTAGACTTTATCCTCTGACTGTTGAAACTTCTAAAGCTATGATAAGGTTTTTGAATAGACCTCTTATAGAGTTTATAATATACAAGCTCGCCTCTCAGGGTGTTAGAGAGATTTATCTTGGTGTGAGTGGTTACGTGAATTACAGGACTGTATATGATTATCTAGGGGAGGGTTATAGAGTAGCTGGAAAGTATAACATGCCTCAGTCTTTTAGAGTGAGATATCAGCCTCTTGAAGAGAGTGTTGGCAATGCTGATTCTGTTAGAATAGTTCTCGAGTACTATGACATAAGATCGCCTGTTCTAGTTGTTCAGGGTGATACGGTTTTCGACTTAGAACTTGTGGATCTGTGGAGATATCATGTGGATAGAGAATCTTTTATGACAATAGCTTTGAAAGAGATCGAGAAAGTAGAGGATTTGAAAGAGTTTGGAGTTGCTATGATAGAGGATGATGGAAGGATCAGAGGCTTCGTGGAGAAGCCTCAGAAACCTGAAGAGATCCCTAGCAAGCTTGTTAACACAGGGATCTACCTGCTCTCGGAGGAGTTCAGATCATTCATATCATCTCCAAGGATTATGGATATGAGATCTAAGGGTTTAATGGATTTCGGCAGAGATATAATACCTCTACTAATAGCAAGCGGAGCAAGAGTTTATGGCTATAGCAAAGTCTCATACTGGTTTGACATAGGTAATCCTAAGAGATATCTAGAAGCCGTGTACTTCCTTCTAAAAGTTCTCTCTCTAGAAGAACTCGAGGTCACAGAAGTATGGAATGGAGTTAGATTTCAGGGGAAGAGTAGCAGGTCTAAATCTCTACATAGAGAGATTATAAGGAAAGCTGAGGAGAAGAGGATCAAATTAGAGGGAGACATACTTATAGGGAGACATGTCTCGATAGGAGACTGGGTTGCGGTCAGAGATGCTGTCATAGATAACTATACTATTATAAGTGATGGAGCTGTTATAGAAGGATCTGTTATCATGGATAGATCATATATTGGTAGAGGGAGTCATATCATAAATAGCATTATAGGCAGGCATGTTAAGATAGGTAGTAACGTCTTCATAGAGGGTTCTGTCATAGGAGATGATGTTAAGATAGGAGATAACAGCAGAATTATTAAAAGCAAGATATGGCCTCATAGAGAGTTAGATCCCATGATAAGTATGGAGAATATAAGCTTTAAATAA
- the ppdK gene encoding pyruvate, phosphate dikinase codes for MSFKKYVYSFNEGDWRDKKLLGGKGSSLAQMTQIGLPVPPGFTITTEACREFYASKRDEIDALVKELEKNPPPAVRDEIIRRIWSIIDSLDLPKGLMDQVLEYMRYVERESGKKFGDENGMPLLVSVRSGAALSMPGMMDTVLNLGLNDRTVVALARATNNEWFAYDSYRRFLQMFGRIVLGINEKLFDEAYKSVEEEFKRDAETRFKEELDEIKIHYPKYSLRLDAQPPRDVAPNLWARSVEYLKKLVEEYKKIIRNNWGDFPEDPYKQLELAIRAVFRSWMNPRAIFYRIANKITPDMADCTAVNVVAMVFGNTGWNSGTGVYFTRDVATGENKPYGEFLPNAQGEDVVAGIRVPYDLEELKRLMPENYEKLIQAGKKLEALNKDVMDIEFTIENGRLYFLQNRAAKMTPLARVRTAVEMAREGIISKEEAILKVPPETVQKLLYPTIDPKVKATPIAKGLAASPGAVSGQVVFDPDDAVQQAREGKKVILVRVETKPDDVHGFYAAVGILTSRGGMTSHAAVVARGIGKPAVVGAEAILIDYDKKIFRIGDVIVREGDWITIDGSTGYVYLGQVPTILPEVRGELETLLRWADEIRRLGVRANADVPEDAEIARKFGAEGIGLLRIERMFRKPERLEVLRKVILSETREERERYMRELAGMIKGDFKEMLRIMDGLPVVIRLIDPPLHEFLPSPEEILKQIYETREELREAGSRGGDVKNLENKIRELENLYRRVTVLKEHNPMLGHRGVRVGVTYPEIYYYLARAMLEATAELIKEGYKPHLEIMIPQVAHVNEIRYVKQKAIIPALEDVEREYGVKIPVKIGTMIETVRAALTAGEIAREVDFFSFGTNDLTQATFSFSRDDAENKFLPQYLDLEILKINPFESIDVDGVGRLVEIGTREGKNANPNLEVGVCGEHGGDPSSIEFFFRAGLDYVSASPYRVAVARLAAAQATLKYSKGAEVKKLVGE; via the coding sequence TTGAGCTTTAAGAAGTATGTGTATTCCTTTAACGAGGGTGATTGGAGAGATAAGAAGCTTTTAGGAGGCAAGGGATCTTCGCTGGCTCAGATGACTCAAATAGGACTTCCAGTACCTCCTGGATTCACTATAACTACCGAGGCATGTAGAGAGTTTTATGCGAGTAAGAGAGATGAGATAGATGCGTTAGTTAAAGAACTTGAGAAGAATCCGCCGCCAGCCGTAAGAGATGAGATTATAAGGAGAATATGGAGTATCATAGATTCTCTAGATCTGCCTAAAGGTCTTATGGATCAGGTTCTAGAATATATGAGATATGTTGAGAGAGAATCTGGAAAGAAGTTTGGAGATGAAAATGGAATGCCTCTACTGGTATCAGTAAGATCAGGAGCAGCTCTTTCAATGCCAGGTATGATGGATACAGTACTCAATCTAGGACTTAACGATAGAACTGTAGTAGCTCTAGCTAGAGCTACTAATAATGAGTGGTTTGCCTATGATTCTTACAGAAGATTTCTTCAGATGTTCGGGAGAATAGTTCTCGGGATTAATGAGAAGCTATTTGATGAAGCTTATAAAAGTGTTGAGGAGGAGTTCAAGAGAGATGCTGAGACGAGATTTAAAGAAGAGCTCGACGAGATCAAAATCCACTATCCGAAGTACAGTCTTAGACTAGATGCTCAGCCTCCTAGAGATGTGGCTCCAAATCTATGGGCTAGATCTGTTGAATATCTCAAGAAACTTGTTGAAGAGTATAAGAAGATCATCAGAAATAACTGGGGAGATTTTCCAGAGGATCCGTATAAACAGCTGGAGCTAGCTATAAGAGCTGTATTCAGATCCTGGATGAATCCAAGAGCTATCTTCTATAGAATAGCTAACAAGATCACACCGGATATGGCTGATTGTACGGCTGTTAATGTTGTGGCAATGGTATTCGGAAATACTGGGTGGAACTCGGGTACGGGAGTTTACTTCACAAGAGATGTTGCCACTGGAGAGAACAAGCCATATGGAGAGTTTCTACCGAATGCTCAGGGAGAGGATGTTGTAGCAGGTATTAGAGTTCCATACGATCTTGAGGAGCTTAAGAGGTTGATGCCTGAGAACTATGAGAAACTAATACAAGCTGGTAAGAAGCTTGAGGCTTTAAACAAAGATGTGATGGATATAGAGTTCACGATAGAGAATGGCAGATTATACTTTTTACAGAATAGAGCTGCTAAGATGACACCTCTAGCGAGAGTGAGAACAGCTGTTGAGATGGCTAGAGAGGGTATCATAAGTAAGGAGGAAGCTATACTGAAGGTACCTCCTGAAACAGTTCAGAAACTACTCTATCCAACCATAGATCCTAAGGTTAAAGCTACTCCCATAGCAAAAGGACTTGCAGCATCTCCAGGAGCTGTGAGTGGTCAGGTTGTATTCGATCCTGATGATGCTGTTCAGCAGGCTAGAGAAGGTAAGAAGGTTATTCTTGTCAGGGTTGAGACTAAGCCAGATGATGTTCATGGATTCTATGCTGCTGTAGGAATTCTAACCTCAAGAGGTGGAATGACATCTCATGCTGCTGTGGTTGCAAGAGGTATAGGGAAGCCTGCTGTCGTTGGTGCTGAGGCTATACTAATAGATTATGATAAGAAGATCTTCAGAATAGGAGATGTTATTGTTAGAGAAGGTGATTGGATTACCATCGATGGTAGTACGGGCTATGTATATCTAGGTCAGGTTCCTACTATTCTTCCAGAGGTTAGAGGAGAACTTGAGACACTACTTAGATGGGCTGATGAGATTAGAAGGCTTGGTGTGAGAGCTAACGCTGATGTTCCTGAAGATGCTGAGATAGCTAGGAAGTTCGGTGCTGAGGGTATAGGTCTTCTCAGAATCGAGAGGATGTTCAGAAAACCTGAAAGACTTGAAGTTCTTAGAAAGGTGATACTCTCCGAGACTAGGGAGGAGAGGGAGAGGTATATGAGAGAACTGGCTGGGATGATTAAAGGTGATTTCAAGGAGATGCTGAGAATAATGGATGGACTGCCTGTAGTTATAAGACTCATTGATCCTCCGCTTCACGAATTTCTACCATCACCTGAAGAGATTTTAAAACAGATCTACGAGACCAGAGAAGAGCTCAGAGAAGCTGGTAGCAGAGGTGGAGATGTTAAGAATCTAGAGAATAAGATAAGAGAGCTTGAGAATCTCTATAGAAGGGTTACAGTACTTAAAGAGCATAATCCAATGCTAGGGCATAGAGGTGTTAGAGTAGGAGTCACGTATCCAGAGATATACTACTACCTAGCAAGAGCCATGTTAGAGGCTACTGCGGAGCTTATTAAAGAAGGCTATAAACCTCATCTAGAGATAATGATACCTCAGGTTGCTCATGTTAACGAGATAAGATATGTGAAGCAGAAAGCCATAATACCAGCTCTAGAAGATGTTGAGAGAGAATATGGAGTTAAGATCCCTGTGAAGATAGGGACAATGATCGAGACTGTGAGAGCTGCTCTAACAGCTGGAGAGATAGCGAGAGAGGTTGACTTCTTCAGTTTCGGAACAAATGATCTCACTCAAGCAACATTTAGCTTCAGTAGAGATGATGCCGAGAACAAGTTCCTGCCTCAATATCTGGATCTAGAGATCCTGAAGATAAATCCGTTTGAATCAATAGACGTAGATGGAGTAGGAAGACTTGTCGAGATAGGAACTAGAGAAGGTAAGAATGCTAATCCTAATCTTGAGGTAGGTGTGTGCGGAGAGCATGGAGGAGATCCGTCATCTATAGAATTCTTCTTCAGAGCAGGATTAGATTATGTGAGTGCATCGCCTTATAGAGTAGCTGTGGCAAGACTAGCCGCTGCTCAGGCAACTCTCAAGTACTCTAAAGGAGCTGAGGTTAAAAAGCTGGTAGGAGAGTAA
- a CDS encoding M67 family metallopeptidase — MFKEASRDRESCGLLGGRIRDSIYEATHMMFIKNISEDPNTFIMDPLETVRGLKALEEQGLELVGIFHTHLGYPPIPSFRDLDGMDGWPVPWLIVDLRSGEYRAWIKKDGRLDMIGIELIV; from the coding sequence ATCTTTAAAGAAGCTTCGAGAGATAGAGAGTCTTGCGGTCTTTTAGGAGGTCGTATAAGGGATTCAATATATGAAGCTACCCACATGATGTTTATTAAGAATATATCGGAGGATCCTAATACCTTTATAATGGATCCTTTGGAGACTGTCAGAGGATTGAAAGCTTTGGAGGAGCAGGGATTAGAACTTGTAGGGATCTTCCATACCCATCTAGGGTATCCTCCGATCCCTAGTTTCAGAGATCTTGATGGTATGGATGGATGGCCTGTACCATGGCTTATAGTTGATCTTAGGAGTGGAGAGTATAGAGCATGGATTAAAAAAGACGGAAGACTAGATATGATAGGTATAGAACTGATAGTCTGA
- a CDS encoding DUF2192 domain-containing protein → MDVRRKRLKILVDIWSMILERRDLSREELIEILRREYERNNVEPFRGVSKSQDLYEKDLISLYLVGLYGLGLESEISDIISRVLEPEKKYEQASEILLKSQNIEEARENIINLFGRIPDSSILSKIFRVEILKHYLGFIEEDRMARMLRIMYRAFPEEEATVRRLSKFYIAYKVAQAIARGEIRDWTSKEILKQAIAVELEGIRGIPDDDYIAKIASILFGVKKDIYTSILRVKGDRISR, encoded by the coding sequence ATGGATGTGAGGAGGAAAAGGCTTAAAATACTTGTGGATATATGGAGTATGATTTTGGAGAGAAGAGATCTCTCTAGAGAAGAACTTATAGAGATTCTTAGAAGAGAATATGAGAGGAACAATGTAGAACCTTTTAGAGGAGTTTCTAAGTCTCAGGATCTCTATGAGAAGGATCTTATATCGCTCTACCTCGTAGGATTATACGGGCTGGGTTTGGAAAGCGAGATCTCAGATATTATTAGTAGGGTTCTAGAGCCTGAGAAGAAGTACGAGCAAGCATCAGAGATCCTCTTAAAATCTCAGAATATTGAAGAAGCTAGGGAGAATATTATAAATCTCTTCGGAAGGATTCCAGACTCATCTATTTTATCAAAGATCTTTCGTGTCGAGATTTTAAAACACTATCTAGGCTTTATAGAGGAGGATAGAATGGCTCGAATGCTCAGGATCATGTATAGAGCATTTCCGGAGGAGGAGGCTACTGTGAGAAGACTTAGCAAGTTCTATATAGCGTATAAAGTGGCGCAAGCTATTGCAAGAGGCGAGATCAGAGATTGGACTAGTAAGGAGATACTTAAACAAGCTATAGCAGTAGAGTTGGAAGGTATAAGAGGTATTCCAGATGATGATTATATTGCTAAGATAGCTTCAATACTCTTCGGTGTTAAGAAAGATATCTACACATCTATACTGAGAGTTAAGGGTGACAGGATCTCTAGGTAA
- a CDS encoding glycogen/starch synthase produces the protein MWTPLNVKRVWIFTFELEDLARVGGLGSAVRRHVEILEREGFDITIFMPSHGRHLSNDIRERYRLRFEENFRCCGSRRGIDGRDYGYCLGAYTGRISSAKLVLFIGLDPWTGSIIDRWEIYDNSPEKVSLSIRALRCWLNYSRERPDIIIGNDWHGGLIASAARIYLEEENLSIPYIYFIHLLSSQAFPYHYISSEWSGLPDRPIPLWRFWRHEKIHIRDLWDSHRGSVELFNIDVADAIGSVSYGYMNEILSRTDYRYSPKACVIYNTTDWNSRDVERYLDTLYGGHDRCALRWRFYRDMISRAGPCIGHIEPDGFLIVSGGRLTWQKGFDILLKSLEYLDPRFKILILGVRVGDTNYENYLKSIADRFFGRALITCNNIEKIVYETFNYLANVVVVPSRYEPFGLTSVEAQAVGTPVVISRIPGLSETIRDLRLNPSGTGLASEPEDPRDLAIAIKTLAIITQSLDCGSRDAINEIPEVSVRDLVRANPSIIEKIRENCIDNVNKNFRIEVVENMFRECIEKARLYAYYRSFSY, from the coding sequence ATGTGGACCCCTCTAAATGTTAAGAGGGTTTGGATCTTCACATTCGAGTTAGAAGATCTAGCGAGAGTAGGAGGTCTAGGATCAGCTGTGAGAAGACATGTCGAGATTCTTGAGAGAGAAGGTTTTGATATCACGATCTTCATGCCTTCACATGGAAGACACCTGTCTAATGATATTAGAGAGAGATATAGGCTAAGATTTGAGGAAAACTTCAGATGCTGCGGATCTAGACGTGGTATTGACGGTAGAGACTACGGGTATTGTCTAGGTGCTTATACTGGGAGAATAAGCTCTGCAAAGCTGGTGCTCTTCATAGGACTCGACCCCTGGACAGGATCTATCATAGATAGATGGGAGATCTATGATAATTCTCCGGAGAAAGTCTCTCTATCAATCAGAGCTCTAAGATGCTGGCTTAACTACTCTAGAGAGAGACCAGACATAATCATAGGAAATGACTGGCATGGCGGTCTCATAGCTTCTGCGGCGAGGATATATCTAGAGGAGGAGAATCTCTCAATACCATACATATACTTCATACATCTACTCTCATCTCAAGCCTTCCCCTATCACTATATATCTTCAGAATGGTCTGGTCTTCCAGATAGACCTATACCTCTCTGGAGGTTCTGGAGACATGAGAAAATCCATATTAGAGATCTGTGGGATAGTCACAGAGGCTCTGTAGAGCTGTTTAACATAGATGTTGCAGATGCTATAGGATCTGTTAGCTATGGTTATATGAATGAGATTCTATCTAGAACTGATTACAGATACTCTCCTAAAGCATGTGTGATCTACAACACGACAGATTGGAATAGCAGAGATGTTGAAAGATATCTAGATACACTCTATGGAGGGCATGATAGATGTGCTCTTAGATGGAGATTCTATCGAGATATGATCAGTAGAGCAGGACCTTGTATAGGTCATATAGAGCCTGACGGCTTTCTAATAGTATCCGGAGGAAGACTCACATGGCAGAAAGGTTTTGATATACTCCTGAAATCTCTAGAGTATCTAGATCCAAGATTTAAGATCTTGATCCTTGGAGTCAGAGTAGGTGATACAAATTACGAGAATTATCTGAAGAGCATTGCAGACAGATTTTTTGGCAGAGCTCTTATAACATGTAACAACATAGAGAAGATAGTGTATGAGACTTTTAATTATCTCGCCAATGTTGTCGTTGTCCCATCAAGATACGAGCCTTTTGGTTTAACCTCTGTAGAAGCTCAAGCTGTTGGAACTCCAGTGGTTATTTCAAGGATCCCAGGTCTTTCAGAAACTATCAGAGATCTCAGATTAAACCCCTCTGGAACAGGTCTAGCCTCAGAACCCGAGGATCCTAGGGATCTAGCCATAGCTATAAAGACTCTGGCTATTATAACACAATCTCTTGACTGCGGATCTAGAGATGCTATAAATGAGATTCCTGAGGTTAGTGTCAGAGATCTTGTCAGAGCTAATCCTTCTATTATCGAGAAAATCAGAGAGAATTGCATAGATAATGTCAATAAAAACTTCCGAATAGAAGTGGTTGAAAACATGTTTAGAGAATGTATAGAAAAAGCAAGACTCTATGCCTACTACAGATCCTTCTCGTACTAG
- a CDS encoding glycoside hydrolase family 57 protein produces the protein MVLNLVMMFEAHQPYRIKSEIDLSIEDPDELIDRELDRLIINRVVEKCYSPALDVIKKSLLEASERYGWRYSIGMSISGTLIEQLEETNPQVLEKIRELVSLDLLEIVAEPYYHSLASELSREEFEHQLDFSREVLKEKLGREPVGAVNTELIYRDEIGCWIAEKGFRYTIIEGSERIFREDPNHIYSGECGLKILARHYRLSDDISFRFNLRSWDQYPLTADKYAEWIYRSPGDLVVVYLDFETFGEHHPKESGILEFLEYLPLELGRRGVRIISPSQAIELFQPAGYVKTGETSSWADTSKDLRAWLGNNLQLAAFNLYKDIGVRVLRLGDEKLVRIWRILGEADHYHYMYYEPGSDFPVHDYFSYHESPRKAFESYLRALLVLSMALERKRFEKRTRRKSRRAS, from the coding sequence TTGGTTTTAAATCTCGTGATGATGTTTGAAGCTCACCAGCCTTATAGAATTAAGAGTGAAATAGATCTATCTATAGAGGATCCCGATGAGCTAATTGATAGAGAGCTTGATAGACTGATAATAAATAGAGTTGTTGAGAAATGCTATAGTCCAGCACTAGATGTTATCAAGAAAAGTCTTTTAGAAGCCTCCGAAAGATATGGATGGAGATACTCTATAGGCATGAGCATATCAGGAACTCTCATAGAACAACTTGAGGAAACAAATCCTCAGGTTCTTGAGAAGATAAGAGAGCTTGTCTCATTAGATCTTTTAGAGATCGTTGCAGAACCTTACTATCATAGTCTGGCATCAGAACTTAGCAGAGAAGAGTTTGAACATCAGCTGGATTTCTCGAGAGAAGTTTTAAAGGAGAAGCTAGGAAGAGAACCTGTGGGAGCTGTTAATACAGAGCTTATATATAGGGATGAGATTGGATGTTGGATAGCTGAGAAGGGTTTTAGATATACTATTATAGAAGGTTCTGAAAGGATCTTCAGAGAGGATCCTAATCATATTTATTCTGGGGAGTGTGGTCTGAAGATTCTTGCTAGACATTATAGATTGAGTGATGATATAAGCTTTAGATTCAACTTAAGGTCATGGGATCAATATCCTCTCACAGCTGATAAATATGCTGAATGGATCTATAGATCTCCTGGAGATCTCGTGGTAGTATATCTAGACTTCGAAACATTCGGAGAACATCATCCGAAAGAGAGTGGGATATTAGAGTTTTTAGAGTATCTACCTTTAGAACTTGGTAGAAGAGGTGTGAGAATCATAAGCCCCTCCCAAGCTATAGAGCTTTTCCAGCCTGCTGGATATGTGAAGACTGGTGAGACCTCTAGCTGGGCTGATACGTCTAAGGATCTTAGAGCTTGGCTGGGTAATAATCTTCAGCTGGCAGCTTTCAATCTATATAAAGATATAGGAGTTCGCGTTCTAAGATTAGGAGATGAAAAACTTGTTAGAATCTGGAGGATCCTGGGAGAAGCAGATCATTACCACTACATGTATTATGAACCTGGATCGGATTTTCCTGTTCATGATTATTTCTCGTATCATGAGTCTCCTAGAAAAGCTTTTGAAAGCTACTTGAGAGCTCTGCTAGTGCTTTCCATGGCTCTTGAAAGAAAGAGGTTTGAGAAGAGAACTCGTAGAAAGAGTAGGCGAGCTAGTTGA
- a CDS encoding phosphoglycolate phosphatase, which yields MRSSAENSTRIRAVITDIDGTLTQSSESYVLHIGAVEIIRRIVREGYIVVLASGNSIPMVLGLARYIGSSDIVIAENGGAIAYENEIKWLCKDSERDKLVEFEDLVYREGVLRDRIRRGWQNDFMRCSKAFKILRKDERAEEIKRIMMRIAEERGFKDLLISYSGFAIHVNPVGCSKAEAAEKLLNLYSISWDETLAIGDSEIDLEMIRRAGYGCLIASKYEENLKWVGCTSSRRAGEGFIEIIEKILGFKLES from the coding sequence TTGAGATCTTCTGCTGAGAATTCTACCAGGATCAGAGCTGTGATAACCGATATAGACGGAACTCTTACACAGAGTTCAGAGAGCTACGTGCTTCACATAGGTGCTGTTGAGATTATAAGAAGAATTGTTAGAGAAGGATATATTGTTGTTCTAGCTAGTGGAAATAGTATTCCCATGGTTCTAGGACTTGCAAGATACATAGGATCTTCTGATATCGTGATAGCTGAGAACGGAGGTGCTATAGCATATGAAAACGAGATCAAATGGCTTTGCAAAGATAGTGAGAGAGATAAACTAGTAGAATTTGAAGATCTTGTGTATAGAGAAGGTGTGTTGAGAGATCGCATTAGAAGAGGTTGGCAGAATGATTTCATGAGATGTAGTAAAGCATTTAAGATCCTGAGAAAGGATGAGAGAGCCGAAGAGATTAAAAGAATAATGATGAGAATAGCTGAAGAGAGAGGGTTCAAGGATCTCTTGATATCATATAGTGGTTTTGCAATCCATGTAAATCCTGTAGGCTGTAGCAAGGCTGAAGCAGCAGAGAAGCTACTTAACCTCTATTCTATCTCATGGGATGAAACTCTAGCTATAGGTGATTCTGAGATAGATCTTGAGATGATCAGGAGAGCCGGCTACGGATGTCTCATAGCTAGCAAATATGAAGAGAATCTCAAGTGGGTTGGATGTACCTCATCTAGGAGAGCTGGCGAGGGATTCATAGAGATCATAGAGAAGATCTTAGGTTTTAAACTGGAGAGCTAG
- a CDS encoding radical SAM protein has protein sequence MQVESRDVDEVKMRDLVVREIRVKKALSRSGLPEYDYSLNPYIGCQHGCLYCYAQDMTRGEAGERWGEVVYVKINLIDVLRREVRILKRGVVGMSTITDPYIPIEAFYKLSRRSIEILASNSFRISIQTKSPLILRDLDLLTTYRDRIDVGFTITTLDPDLKRLIEPKTTHPMAIERALRKISSSGISTWIFIGPIIPRINDKLEDIRRIIELARETKSEVIIDLFRERERGLKALEKNLGSEEIRRIMNTKTHIWWRDLSEAIMRICREQNVRCSTAEDMWKTLSEERRWKNLKLDLFK, from the coding sequence ATGCAGGTAGAAAGTAGAGATGTAGATGAAGTAAAAATGAGAGATCTAGTGGTTAGAGAGATAAGAGTTAAAAAAGCTCTATCTAGATCAGGTCTTCCAGAATATGATTACAGTCTCAACCCCTATATAGGATGCCAGCATGGTTGTCTCTACTGCTATGCTCAGGATATGACTAGAGGTGAAGCTGGTGAGAGATGGGGTGAAGTGGTTTATGTTAAGATCAATCTAATAGATGTTCTCAGAAGAGAGGTTAGAATCCTGAAGAGAGGTGTTGTGGGAATGTCTACTATAACAGACCCTTACATACCTATAGAAGCTTTCTATAAGCTTAGCAGGAGATCTATAGAAATTCTAGCAAGCAACAGCTTTAGAATATCTATACAGACCAAATCACCTTTGATCTTAAGAGATCTAGATCTGCTCACTACTTATAGAGATAGAATTGATGTAGGCTTCACCATAACAACACTAGATCCTGATCTGAAGAGATTAATAGAGCCTAAAACCACTCATCCTATGGCTATCGAGAGAGCCTTGAGAAAGATCTCTAGTTCAGGGATTTCTACATGGATCTTCATAGGACCTATAATACCTAGAATCAATGACAAACTTGAGGATATCAGAAGAATAATAGAACTCGCAAGAGAAACAAAAAGTGAGGTTATAATAGATCTCTTCAGAGAGAGAGAAAGAGGATTGAAAGCACTTGAAAAAAACCTTGGAAGCGAGGAGATTAGAAGAATAATGAATACCAAAACTCATATCTGGTGGAGAGATCTTTCGGAAGCGATCATGAGAATATGCAGAGAGCAAAATGTTAGATGCAGCACGGCAGAAGATATGTGGAAGACTTTATCTGAGGAGAGAAGGTGGAAGAATCTGAAGCTAGATCTATTCAAATAG